The region ggaaaagtcttacatgaacaAGTAGAATAAATGAAAGTAAATTAATCAAAATGGGAGGAAAACAGAAACCTTCAAGAAAAGCTGAGAAAACAGTTAATTAATCAGTGATTTTGAGGAAGGAACATCCAGAGGTAGAGAGAGATCACTCACAAAAGAGATCATAAAGATACATGGAAGAAATGAAAGGACAGACTGAATGGAGTGACATAAAGGATGAGCTTCTTTTTCTATGGTTCTTTTTTCCCCACTAATAAATGATGGTGTGGATATGAACTTGGCAATTCCACCATCTCccggtttttattttttgtaagtGCTTTCATCTCTTCCAAGACAGTCTCCTTATACTCGGGAAGCTTTAGAGCATCCTGTATATCTTTTTGAATTTCCAATGTTTGAGTTCTGCAGCAAAAGGCTCAAAAACTAGAAGAAAGTTTTATTAAGACATGCACTTAGTTTGAGGGTGTTTAGTACGTGACCTTACACCTTTTCGGATAGCAATAGGAACATCAGAATCATTTGACTCAAGACTAGATTCAAAAATGAATCTGAAGTAGACTGGTCAATAAGAGAAATATTGCCCGATGGGATTTTTTGACTCATGGCAGCGTTCAGGATTATTAGGTCCTTCGTTTGAGTGGTTTTCCTCCTTCAATAAACAAGGTCAAAGGGTTTTAAACCCCTTGCTCATGGAAACTCTTtaatttctttctatttcaaaGTTTTCAGAACTTTGCATATCCTGTAAACTAGGCTTCAGCTTCATAAGTACGGTTTGGTTCGCCCGCAATCGGTACACTCCTGGACATGCAGTTTCCAGTTATGAGATCATTATAGGTATTGGCCACCTATTACGAAGGTGTATAGAAGGACAAGGAGAGATGTAGAGGGATCATAACCCTGAAACCCATGTAACTGATTCTGTTAAAATCATGACAGGCTAACTAATTAACCAGGCTAACTAATTAACCAGGCTATTAGTTAGCCAGGTTAGTAGATTAGCTAAAGTAAAAAATAGGGACAAATGTGGCCGAAACATCTTCAAGAACTAAAGTTTTGCTATTCTATGATGCTTTTTTGTGATAGCCAGACAGTTTATAGTCCTTTCTTCAAATCCAATTTTTCATGAGGATGAAACATATTGAGGTAATGAGGTTGATAGGCATTTCATCCGCAAAAGAATTCTCTTAGGCATCATCAGGACTTCTTCAGCGTGTTCCAATGATCAAATAACAAATATCTTCAAATCCTTAGGATAATACACATGTGACAAGTTGGATGCATCTGACATGTATGCTCCAACCTGGAGGACTGTCGATTATACTTTATTTGTTCTTTTTAGTTGATTGTAATTACTATGATTTTGTTTCTAGATACAATACAATGATAGCTGTCACGTATCTCAATCCCTAATTTTAGGGATCCAAGCTTctgtaaatttaaaatatattggTATTTAGATGAGAGCAATTCTCTGAAGCTACCTTCACAATCAAATCACCATTAGAAGTTGATATAGAGTCTATCCTATATTCGTTATTAGGCCAAACCATAGATGAGCCATCCGTAAACTACAAACTTTGAGCTCCATAAGTCCAAACTCCAACCCAAGGGGAAGGGGTTTGTGTGGAAGTCCAAGATTGACTAAAGTAGTCCTTATAAAGGATAGGGCAATCCGTACTCCTAAGTTAGCCTTTTGGGAAGATTTAAGCCCAGGTCCAAGTTCTAATAGAAACATAACCATGAAACTATAGAGGGTACTCACACTTTAGCAAAATGTTTAAAACTATACCAGTAGCCCTttacataaaaagaaaaataagctgTATGGTACATGATATGTAAAGGAAGTAGTCATGAATCAGCTATGTTAAAAGCTTAAATTAATAGGTGAAGACACATGAgtatctttatatatatatatctctaaTATTCTCTCTCACAAAAGAGCCCTTGGGGCTGGAATCGTGAATAATACACAAGCCCACATATCTTgtgttcaaattcaaatttttattataataataggAGCAACAAGATTATGTAGACCATTGGTAGATTATGTAGACCATTGGTCGTTAAAGCTTAGATACCATGTAAGAAACCAACTATGATAAATGCTTAAGCTGGTAGGTGATATCACATGAAAGGTTTACACTTCATAAGAGATGTGTTTCATTTGTAATAAAATTGCAGCAAATGAACTACAGCAGATAAAATCTGAACATAAAGTGGCAAAGACCAATGGGCTAATTTGGACTGCACAAAATAACAGCCAGTTAAAATGAGGAAAGTCCTTCATAAATGGTATGGAAGAAATGTAAAGTTTGAAATCTAAAATCTTGCACCCAGTATCAACAGAAAGATAGGCCTAAAGTAGAGAGTAAGAGAAATAACCTGTATTACAAAATCAACAGGTGACTGACCAGGTCTTGAAAGTTTAGGTCGGATCCCTGCATATCCTGGTTCCAAAGCTCGATCCTTCAGATTTGGGTAGTAACTTCTTATGGCTGGATAAAACTGCTCAGCACGATTTGCATGTACTGAATAGTCAAACCTAGGATCAAAATTGTTACCTAAGTCAACATGAACAATTACAGCagcatttttatttatttatttactactAACTCAAGTGACCAAATCCTATGCTAAAGACCATACATAGAGATGAAATATCTCCCCAAGTAAGGAAAAAGTTTATGTCAATCAACTTAAAATTTTAAGATGACATAACAGTATAGATGTAACTAACTGACATAAAGAACACAGTTAAAAAGATCCTTTGAGCCATGACATGTAGGTGAAAGCGTGTACCAAAGTCATTCAAGTATTTGGTAAAATGTTATTGATGTTAAAAGAGCTCCAGGAACCATAATCTGTTGAGCATATTTGAATTTTAACAATGAATAGAAACTATAAAAATGGATTTTATACCCTAGAGTTGAAGACTTGAGAAAAAATTTCCATGGATCATATTAAGTAGGTAGGACATGACATACAACCAGATaataaaagaattaaaaaacATGCAAATGACAGGGTATTAGGAAGTACttattttgaaagcttgagatATCATCAACACCATCAATCCATTCAACATCGGGGCCAAACTTGATCTGACCATTCAAGTCTAGAGTAACATGCACTCCAAGGCCACCATCCTCTGGTATAGGATATATCAAATGTCTGAAAGGACTGGCTTTGGTATCAGATAACGTGAAGTAGCAACCACGAGCATAGTAGGAAGGAGGAATAACTTCACTTTGTAGACTGGTAAATCTTTTTGCAAGGGCGGGGGCACTTAGGCCTGTAGAGTTCACTAGGAGTTTAGGAACTAGTATGAGTTCCGGGTGCAAAATTGATGTTCCGTCCCATTCTTTAAGACACTTAGTTTCTAATATATGGAGACAAATCTCCTTTCCTTCAAGATGGCCACCAATGACGGTTGAATTGTATGTGAAGGTTGTTCTGTGATTTTCAGCTTCGCCCTGGACCAACATGGGGTGCACATTCCTGTCAATATACAATTTTAACTCCACATAAAGAAATATTGATTGCAAAAAATTCATTGCAGAATAGATATATTTAATCTAAACTCGGATGTGTTAATCCATCTTTACAATATGGTAGAAGAAGGTAGAAATGCATACCACTAGCGAAAGCATTAAAGAATGAGAATCAACAATCCCAGACAAAGGTGACAGTATTGCTTTCACGCATTGCAATTCTGGTTCCATTTTCATGGCCTTAGCCCCATTTATCATCTCCAAACTATCAACCCCATTTTGAATACCATGATTTAAAATATCATTCAGCTTCGGAATCTCAGAAGATCGAGTAGCCACTATTAGCTTACCAACTTGTTTATGTGGAATATCATGCATGGAGCAATACTCATACAGCATTTCTCTTCCTCTTACACAAAAAATCGCCTGAAAAAACAGATTGAATTACATTCTACACCAAGGGCAAACTGCAGTCATGGTTTAGTTCATTGCATGGAAAATCAGTCATCACATAAAAATACAGAAGTACATGATAAGATGTCAACAATATGTAGTATGTACTACTCATTATCAACTGAGAGAGTTATCCAATACTTCACTTTATAAGTCATAAAGAATAGCCAAATCCAAGGGAATTTACAGGCTCACCTTTGACATTTAAAGCGAGCTTGGAATATAGAGCCTAATTCTCATCacatcatatcatatatcacatcCATTACTTCTCTCTTATCTTTGTTTCTCACTCTGAGTGTCTACACCCAATGGGTGTCTACCCAACATTTTCCTTCTACCATATAACTTCAACTTCAGTTGAGTGGAACTAGAGCATAGTGATTTCACCAAATGTTTGACCCAACTACCCAAGTGTCCAAATGATCACTGATGCCTTCACCACTTAACAATGCTCCCCAAATAACAAAACTTGAGTTACTAATTGACACAAGACAAATCTTTGGGGATTCTAGTTTTCAGGTGACAACTCCATGACCCAATTCAATTCTCTCACCAACAAACAACATAAGGTCAAGATTTAACCAcaattaaaacataaaaatcaaaactttttcTCTGGGTATACATAAAAATCACAACTTTAAATTCAAGGGGCACACCAACCTTCAAAGAATCACGAGGGTAATAGATTCCAGCATGAATAACCTCACTGTTTCGAGAACTGGTACCTGTGCCAAAAGTGGATCCTGATTCAATGACCAAAACCTCCCTTCCCTTGAGTGCTAGTGCTCTTGCCACTGCTATTCCCACCACACCAGCCCCTATAACCACACAGTCCACTTTCTCCCTTGGAACTGAGTCCATGATTCTTCTACCAGTTTCATTGCTGCTCATGCTTCTGGCACAATTGCCAAATAAGTGCTTCCATTTCACATGAACATGGTTTCTTCTCGATGCTGATACCAATACCAAGCTTTGAAATGTTCCCTTCAGCATCTTTTCTCTATTCACACCAACTAACTATTTCTGTCTTTAGATTTCAGTTTGGCACCCAAACATACTTTGCCATTTGCACCAAACTCACTTTTACCCCAAACTCACTCACCAATTCCCAACTAAGCCCCAAGATTCTCTTTTCTATTAGATTTTTTTACGtgcaacttttaaaatatttatcaaaatagTGTAAATAGTGAATGATAGTGGtgatatctattttttttttatgtttaaaagAGAAATCGCCAATAGCACCAatgatttttgtatttttttctagTATTGCCACTGAGAATGGCAttaacatatataaaaaaaatattagtatcACCGCCTAGTTGgtgattttaattattttttaataaaaatggcATTACAATTAGcgatttgtttttttataagaaaaacgcCAATAACATTATTGGcgatttacttttttttaaactaagaGCATCCACGTTTTGTTTTTTATggcatacattttttttgaaatgcatacatttaatttaaactattttattttatttttatttttatttttcaaagtgACTGACTACTaaacctctatatatatatacaaattcTCCCGAGTAACATTCACTCTGCAATCACTTACTAATATTTTAGTTGAGGACAATTGAGGTTGCTACTGAGAAATAATGTGTAGGCTCGCCTCTTGAAAATTTCAAGGTAAATAATTGATGTTTTATTTgtagttgttttatttttatttttatggtcATTTATCAAAATATTCACACCATGTTTTACAATATGCAGATGTCATATAATTAAATTGGTACTTCAAGATGTTCATGATAGTACTATTATAAGAGATATAGTCACTGAATTTAGTGAAGAAAGAGATAATATAAACGATGAATGTGTTCAAGAACCTTCTAATGTCATTACATTATCACTTTTTTATACTAATACCAAGAGATTAACATTGAACAATTTGAATATCCAAATTTTCCAGATGGTTATATATATGGAAGGGTAGATGGCACCCAGAGTGTTAGTAATGAACTTATTGTTGGCATGTCTTTTGAGTTTGAACTAGCTACAAtcaaagcaaataaaaaatttcatattaGACATTCATTTGACTATGTTGTTGAAGAGTCGAGGTCAGACAAATTCGTGGCTAAGAGTACAAAATTTGGAAGCGGATGTAAATGGAGGGTAAGAGCATCTTTAAGCAAAATGCACAATAAATGGGAGATAAAGAAGATTAACGGTGACCATACTTGCATAACTTCAGTGATGAGACAAGAtcatgaaaaaattaattacattcattgtaacaaaaaaattgatttgatttattgttttcttCCTGTCactattaaattaaaaattattgatTACCTATATAAATTGTATAACATCATACTCCCTTAAAAAGCACTAACTAATAAAGTTGTTTTCATTTTAAACCaaattatcaatcataaatataccaaaaattcaatttttttggaaGATTATTCGGCCAGTATCTTGGtccaatattttttgtttttatcatatcctatcattaAACTGACTTCTTTAAATATACGCTATTGTAAGAGCCTATTATTCACTTATCATGTTTTTATGCTCTTATTTGACTGTCCATCATATATTTTCCATTTCATATCATCACTATTAATTTGACCCTAATACTTTAAttcatattatatataattttatcacctttattaccaaatattaatacaaaatataattcaataagattaataaattttaagaGTAGATTGTAAATTTATTATTAAGTTAATACTATATATTTATGTGATTCTTTTTTACCAACTAATTTGAATGAATATTATTTAAGCTCAAAAATTAATTGACTCAATAAATTAAGATAACTAATATATTAAGTAAAATGTCACCTCATAAATTATAGATAATCTTATCACATTAAAAAGATATGTGACTCATACTTCGCAttataatttgaaaataaaaatagtataaatttatatatattagctatTACAGGTTGTACTTTTTAACACAAACtctttcataaaaataaaatttgcaaGAAAAGCCACTATGTTGACTATGTTTACAAAAATTTAGACTGACcatacatttttattttatcctACATACAGGGAATGATTGAAAACCTCAtttcaagaaaataaaaattggatattttttatgttttccaCTTAGAGGGTTATCTGTCTCCCTCTTATCTTCCACTTGTTGACCTAATATGTTCTCCATTTGGATAATAGTCGTCGTTCATCTCTCCTCAAACGTTCTCACTCAACCTCATTCACAAATTCATCTCCACAACACAGTTACAGTACCGACTCCACCAATCCCCTCTACAAGTAATCTCAATCTCAGGTACGCACGACAATCCCACTTCATATCAGGGATAGGTCCTGTTCTTCGATCTCTAGGCTTCATTAACACTTTGTGTCACTCTTCTAACACATCCATTCATTTgcatctcatttttctctctagttttttcattatttcattATTATCTGTAGATCCTTGCACTCTGAATTATCTACCCACTATTTTCGGTAACTTCCTATAGCTATGCATTTATTTGTAGAGGTTGTGCGTGATTGAATCCAATTGTTGCCTTGGGTCTCTTGGGATTTACTAGATCTGGGGATTACATTGTTGTGACCAGGGTTagcatttattttaataatagtGAATCATTGGTATTAGAATGAATACTACTTTAATTCTTAGTTTCAATAGCAGTTTTCATGTGTTAGTATAACTTTCTTTTTGGCTTCTTTCATGTGTATTTTACTTTCTCTGCTTTTCGTATTGTGTTGAGGCACTTCCTACGTCTCTTTATAttacaatttctttgccttccAAACAAGTATCGATGATTCCTTTATAGGTCATGTATGTTTGGGTTTAACTTTATACTATGAAGATAATGTTCTTCTTATCATTCTTTTTGCCAAATTCatagtttttttattgttaaatGTATCTTACACAGTTATCATTTGTTTTGTTGGGACTTGATATTTATTTGCTAATCTGAGTTGAGAATCAACATCTACATATATTACATATGAGAATaaagttttcattttctataatAGTATATAATATCACTTATTCTGATTCTCAACAAATGGTCTATTAGGTTAATGTATCAATTGTTTGGCTGGTTTTTTGTATGAGTATGTGATTGTTGCATTACATGTAGTTAACTGCAAGCGAACTTTAATATGCTAAATCAATTTTGATAAATTGCCtttgtttttctcattttaattAGTTCCAAATTTATAACATAAAATTGATCTAGATTAACTATGTAATGGTAGTTTACATGTTAGGAACATTTTATTATGGATGTTTCACTTAAACAGACATACTCTAATTTGAAAactataatttatttaacttgATCGTTTTACctatattttcaaaatatctcTATTTATTGCTTCTTACCGTGTGCTACATTATTTATATTAACTACTTGATCACCATTAACTATGTATTAAAACCGTAACCCATCTACTCCTACATGTTACCAATTCATTTTTCATACCATCACCATTTTTTATCAATGTGCAGTGACAATGGATCCATTCATGTTGAGATCCCTTCACTCCAACGAAAGAGTCTTCATTAAATCACTATATGTGGGAGTGGTAATTTTACATACTTTTTCAAAAGTTCCTAAACCATCTTATAATTTCTGTTACAGAACCAAACTAATTGTTTCCTGTTACTCTTTGTTCAATATACAGCCATATGTTTTTGTCCCGCAAAGGTTTGACGCTCGTTTTGGCCGTGTAATCAATGATACGGTTGAGCTAAAAGACCCTGTTGGAAATATTTTCATAGTTCGCTATGATCACAACCCAGGAGATGCTCGTCTTACCAATGGTATTATGGAGTTGCGATCTGTTCACGAAATCCAAACAACACTACATATTCAATTTGTCTACTGTGGTCAATCAAAATTTACCATCAACATTTACAACTTATGGCCTCCAGAGATTGACTACAAGATTCGTCAGCAAGTGAATCCTCAAATGAATTCATCTATTGTTGATGTCGAATCGTCTAATACCAATGAAACACATGATTCTGATATGCATACCGTGAGTGATGACCAAAACTATGGGCATCTTCTTCAGTATCGAGGCAGTGATCTGATGTGGCTTGCTGATATTACTATCAAACACATTCATGGCGAGGAACCAATGGTTGGTCTtatgtatttttaaaaaatgtcacAATGTTAATATTCATCTTACTAATGCTATTTGCTTTGTTATCTTTTTTGTGCAACTCATTCCTAATAGTGTACAAAAACGAGCTTTCCCTGACCTGCCTACAGAGGTAATGGTTATCCTTCCTGATGATACTGTCACGGAATGGAGTATATCCTGGTATTCTAAGGATGAGGCCAGCACATCTACCTGTACCGAGCCTGAGATGATAGGTGAGTTGGGTGCTGGATGGTGTGATTACTTTAGAGACAAATATAAGAGAGATGGCAATAGGTCCTGAGTTTTTGAGATGTTGTTGTTTGAGATACCTCAAGGGGATGTTTACCTTTTGTTTGTTGATCCAGTGTAACTATACTACTCTTTTCGTGAATTGTGTTGTCTTCTCTTGTGGATAGCTTGGCGTTAAATTCAGACCTTCTTATGTAATTGAGATAATCGTTTTTTTGTGAACTATTTGTAGCGTAACTAAGTGCAATACTCATTGGAATGTTTCATTGTTTATGTGAACAAGTTTGAAAgtctttatttatgtttaaaactTTTTCCTGGATACTATTTGGTTGTGGTTTTTCGTAGACAATCTTTTAAAAGTTTGATATGTGTCTTTTCTATGTATTAAATTGTACTGTAAATTGTTGTTACAAACTTATTTGAGCTACCTATTAGGGCTTTATATTCTGCGACACATGGCAAACTGTCGCTGGTGCTCCTTATATGTGGTTATAACCACCACTAATTGATAAGGTTACCCACTTGTAGTCCACCAATTTATAGTAATGTAAGTTCTGCAAATTTCACGTTCCAGTTGTCCAGCTTTGGGCGTGAGTGATGTGTTGAGACctcacattaactagagatataaCTAATTACGTTCTTGTATATGGTagagaaatcttcaatcctaaGCTAGATTTTTAGTAGAGTTAGATATACTAAGATTAGATACATGAGCAAGATTATCCCCACTGCTAGAAGCTCCTGCCTTAGCTCGTCGAACAACCCCACCACCGATGAAGTCTGAAATGGTTGAAACCCCTAGGTGTCAAGCATGTTATCTCTTTTTTCGTGCTTACTTCTCTTTGTTTTTACCTTCTCTGCCTCCAAGGAAGCTTCTCTTCAATAAATTTGTGCTCAATGTCTGTCGTACAACGCTGCATCTTGCACACCTTGAAACCATCGTGCACCACTAATTTGCTAGTGCACCCTAATAGCCACCTTTATTTAAATATACATTCAATGTAAGTATAAATGTattgaaaatttaataaattcaaGAACTAAGTGATGAATTTAAGCGAATGGATGTTTTGTAAATTCGCTACTCTTCCACTCTCTCTGTAATGCAAAATTATAGtatcatatttatttattaactcAGGTTGGTCTAATTGAGGTCGAGAGCACCACCATGTCTATGCATGTGGACCTCAAGGGTTTTAAGACTACATTTTATGCTGAGAAAGTGAAgttaaataacattttaaaaaaatctaattggAATTTCAAGATACAGAGCATGTCACAAGGCCAGAGAACacggaaaagaagaaaaaagaaacataaaatacaGGGCAACTAAGCAAGTTTCAAATTGAAGTTTGCAACGTCACAAGTTTTGGAGTCCTCGCTTCGATCAGGACACCAATTACAATCGAATCAATCCGCACTTAGTCGCGATCCTGGAATGCGGCGAAAACTGCTTCCTCAATTTAAAATCTGCACAAGACCACCGTTAtctaagggcctgtttggtttgagaaaatattttctattttcgtTTCCTGATTTCAATTTCTGAAaacagttttcattttttagatTTCAAGATTAAGAAAACATGTTTGATTGGACTTCTTGTTTTCCATttttaaaaagagaaaatattgaAAACGTGTTTGGTTTAGCcattttcaataaaattttaaaaaatatttttatataaactttaaagTCAAATATTTGTATAAATGAACAGTTTGCAAATAATACgataatataaataattgatGATATTaaggatttatttatttattaatatactTATTTTCAAATAAgtataaacataaataaaaatatttatgtgtatatatgttaatatattttttcctaTCAAAAGTTTAATACACATGCTCTTAACAAACAAATATAATttacgaaaaaaaaaacaaataaaatagaaatataTGTAGacttttattttgtaatatttttttggtattcCACGATCCAACAATAATCATGAGACTAATTCTTTAAGACCGGGAGATCATGTAAAGTGGGTAGGTCTCTCTTAACAAATACTTTTCTAAACTCACCACTCAGGAGTCGAACCCCTCTCTCGATGCTTAAGGATTTCAACTATATATTAGTTATACCACACCttcttagtatttttttttttgtataaacatCCGGTACCCGGTCATCCTTTGAATGTCGCTAAATTTGGGATTTAGTCACAGTTAAGACTTCTCACCCCTCCCTAGAGTGTATTGTGTGGGGTCGAACCCGATCTTTACACACACTAAGTCTGCATTGCCAACATAGCTATcatctatatataatatataatatataatatttactaAAAAGTATATgtgttaattaaaataattttcttaTCAAAAGTTCACATATATTCATAATATATTTGTTTATATtacatatattaatattatCAGTCAAGTATGCATgtttaaatattaaaagaaaTGATGATTTTTATTACTTGTGAAAGCACATGAAATTGTATTTCcggtgaagaaaaaaaaacgcaTGAAATTGCTATATGCGAGAATCGAGCTCGTGAAGGAAAGGTGCGTAAAAGCATAAATAATAGATTGAATTAAAAATTCAACTATTTACAGGATTGCCACCGTGTCTTTCTACTGTTTTCATTTTCTCGTGGTTTGAACAGGaaacaaagaaaacaatgatTTAAAGGAGCCGTTTAACATGGACCAGTTTTTTCTGGTCCATGGTTGCACCACCCACCTTTTGACCTAGTCCAGGTTTCCcggttttaaaataaaaataaaaatacat is a window of Lotus japonicus ecotype B-129 chromosome 5, LjGifu_v1.2 DNA encoding:
- the LOC130717981 gene encoding L-2-hydroxyglutarate dehydrogenase, mitochondrial — its product is MLKGTFQSLVLVSASRRNHVHVKWKHLFGNCARSMSSNETGRRIMDSVPREKVDCVVIGAGVVGIAVARALALKGREVLVIESGSTFGTGTSSRNSEVIHAGIYYPRDSLKAIFCVRGREMLYEYCSMHDIPHKQVGKLIVATRSSEIPKLNDILNHGIQNGVDSLEMINGAKAMKMEPELQCVKAILSPLSGIVDSHSLMLSLVGEAENHRTTFTYNSTVIGGHLEGKEICLHILETKCLKEWDGTSILHPELILVPKLLVNSTGLSAPALAKRFTSLQSEVIPPSYYARGCYFTLSDTKASPFRHLIYPIPEDGGLGVHVTLDLNGQIKFGPDVEWIDGVDDISSFQNKFDYSVHANRAEQFYPAIRSYYPNLKDRALEPGYAGIRPKLSRPGQSPVDFVIQGEDIHGIPGLVNLFGIESPGLTASLAIADFVSTRLLG
- the LOC130720430 gene encoding uncharacterized protein LOC130720430, giving the protein MDPFMLRSLHSNERVFIKSLYVGVPYVFVPQRFDARFGRVINDTVELKDPVGNIFIVRYDHNPGDARLTNGIMELRSVHEIQTTLHIQFVYCGQSKFTINIYNLWPPEIDYKIRQQVNPQMNSSIVDVESSNTNETHDSDMHTVSDDQNYGHLLQYRGSDLMWLADITIKHIHGEEPMCTKTSFP